The following nucleotide sequence is from Saimiri boliviensis isolate mSaiBol1 chromosome 6, mSaiBol1.pri, whole genome shotgun sequence.
TCTCCCTGAACTGGCCCCTCAGAGGCCGGGAGCAGGCATTGGTGTTCGCCTGGGGCTGCGTGTCATTTCTGGTGGGCCCTCTGAGGCCAGGGTTGTCCATGCCCATTGGCCTACTAAGGACAGCAGCAGAGGTGgcccagaggctgggagagggacAGGGGCAGGAAACCAGTCCCCAACACACGCAGGCACCCTGAGAGCTGTTCAGCAGGTGTTCACAGAATACTCCCTCAGTGCCAGGCCCTGCATGAGCCCTGGGATCCCCGAGGGCACTGGGGCACTGTGTGTTGCTGATCAGGGACTCACAGTGAGAGATGCTCCTCCCATAGTGACCCTGCCGTTTGGCCTGATCTGATCACACCCTGCCTATGCTTCCCAGTTCCCCACCAAACCTGCACACAAGTCCAAGCCCACTGGCCTGGCCAGCGGGACTCTAGTGATCCAGCCTGACCCTCCTCTTCCACCAGCCTCCAGAATCCGCTCTCCCAGGCCTCAGAGCCATGCTGTTTCccactgcctgccttggcctccctcttCATCATATAATCAATAACGCTCACTTGTCCTTTGAGGCCTGGCTCCAGCCTCCCTCCCCCAGGAGCCTTCTGTGACACTCCCGATAGGTTGAGTGCCCTTTCGGGGGCTCCCTCTCCACTGGTTTTCTTCTGAGCCCCTGGTGCCCAGTGAAGGATGTGGCACAGAAGAGACTTTGCCATAAAAGCAAGGGAGATGCGTGGCAGGCCCTGGGGACAGGCTGGGCACTCCCCTGACCAGCTGTCCCTTGCGCCTCCCCAGGGCTGGGATTGGACTGGGACCCCTCCAGGCTCTGACTTCCAGGTACCTCTGAGATTTCTAAGAGGTCGGCTGGGAAGAGCATGGAGTGGGAGCGACAATGGGTTAGAgggtagaggaggaggagaggaaagaaaggttCGGCCAGAGATAGACAGGGGATGTCAGCAAGGGGGTGACCCTGAGCCAGTGTTCCTGGCCTCCCGGGGTGCTGAGCAGAGATGTCCTTTGTGTTCAACTGGACTCTGCCCCCAAGGGCTGGCCTCAGGGCACTCAGGCACCTTCCACAACCTGCAGAGTGCTCTGGAGTGCCCAGCACTGTCTAAGCGCTGTACACGTGTGTACATTCATACATGCACCTGTTCAGTCCTCACGGGAGCCCCATAGGGGAGGCACTGCAGATCACAACCCCTGATCCACACGTGCCAAGCCCAAGAAGCTCTGAAAACCTAACATTGCTTCCAAGTTTAATGCAGGATTCATTTATTGGCAAACCTGACCCAAACTGATGTGAGGCTATTTATGACTTATTTCACCTCTTGGTGAGAATATTGTTTTCCTATGGAGGCATTAATGGCTTTAATAATACGGCGCAGATCTTGCAGAGGTCATTACAGAATATATAGAACACGTACcattttgcctattttattttattttattttattttattttgttttgttttgagacagagtcttgctctgttgcccaggctagggtagAATagcataatctcaactcactgcagcctccacctcccaggttcaagtgattctcttgtctcagcctccccagtagctgggactacaggcacccaccaccacacctggctaatttttatttctagtatagatgaggtttcaccatgttggccaggctggtcttgaactcttggcttcaagtgattcacccacctcagcctcccaaagtgttgggattatgggcgtgagccaccatgcccagcccgttTTGCCTCTCTCTACTTCACAATTACTGAATTCCAAAGTGTGCCTGGTTTTAGGAGATTCAGACCTGTGTTATTATTCTGCCTAACAGATGAAGAGACAGAATGTTAACTAACCTGCTTGACTGTCACCAGCTGGGTCTGGAAGGCTGGCCTGGGATGGGGGAAGGGTGGGGCATGGTGGAGGCAGGCAGTGCCACCCGCCCGGTGCCAGCCTTTCCATTTTCCTCAGGAAGCCTTTAGATGGACAGATGGTTGGATCTGGGCTTGGGCTGGTGTTTGGGGTGCAGGGGTTTGGGAGGCCAGGTAGGCCAGGTTGAGAGAGGCTGCTCACTCTCTGTCCTTTCCCCAGATGGTGTGGTCCTGGTGGATCCTGAGTATCTGAAAGAGAGGAGAGGTAGGCTGTGGCCCCCACCCCTCACCTGCCAGGGGCCTCCTCTTCCCCCCGGACCTCTAGCATAGGGTCTCCCTGCCCATCCCTGCTGGTTCCCCTGAAAGCCCAACAAATACCCGTGCAGCTGCCCTTgtcttctccagcctgggccggcCCTGCCCCGATCTACTTTGGGAGAAGGTTTCCCCATGCCCTGAGCACTTTTACATCAATATGTCATGAGtgtggcagggctgggggtgCCGGCAGGGCAGCAGCGGGGTCTCCTTTAACAAAACAGAACATTGATGCTGGGGCAGTATCAATGCACATCCAAGGTCAGCAGGAAGACAGGAGTCGGGGACTGGGCTGTGACAAGATCCTTGTCTTCCAGACACCACCCAGGGGTTGCCCTGCCCCCACCActccctgctccttccccagGTTTCCCTACCCTCACCCCAGGCCTGCCAGACTACTCCAGCCACCCCCAAGCCTGTCAGACCATTTCCATACCCCTCCACACAAGCCctggggagaggtgggaggggaaGGACAGAGCTGGCTCAGCAggcagcccctcctcctcctgggggCCCGGCCGTGGCATCCTCCCAGGTGCTCAATACTGGCCCCTCCTGGTGGAGACAGTACAGCCATCCCCACAGAGCTTGGGACAGGCCTGGGGTCCTCAGTGGGGCGGGTCTCAGGGCTGCAGCGGGCACTCTGCAGGGCTCGCCTGCTGCTCTCCCCGGCCCCTCCTCAGTGCTCCCTGCTCCCCACAGTCTATGTGACGCTGACCTGCGCCTTCCGCTATGGCCGGGAGGACCTGGATGTCCTGGGCCTGACCTTTCGCAAGGACCTGTTTGTGGCCAACGTGCAGTCCTTTCCGCCGGCCTCCGAGGACAAGAAGCCCCTGACACGGCTGCAGGAGCGCCTCATCAAGAAGCTGGGCGAGCACGCCTACCCTTTCACCTTTGAGGTCAGGGACTGCCATCCCTGGGGCCCCATTCCAGAAGCGCTGCCTCTAGGAAGCCCTCTGGGGTGGGCACAAGGGGCGGTGAGGGTCAGCTGCTCCCTGCCACCCAGTTTCCCAGTGGACGCTGGGACCTGGGGCACTGACCCCTGTGTTACCTGGTAAGTGTCTGTTCTTCAGCCCCTGCCGGGGGTGTCACCCATACCTCTGGGCTACTCTTCAGAGCCTTTTGAGGCCAGGTCATTGGTGGGAAAAAGGGGGGGGGGTGGGCAAAGGGACTTCAGAGAAAGAAGGAGCCCTTTCTGGCGCCCGAGTCACTGCAAGGTGTCTCCCGCTCAGATCAGCTCCCCACTTGCCTGGCTGCGCAGCTCGCAAGCGAGGGATGGCAAGCAGGTGATCTTTCTGCCCCACCTCCTTTCAAATCAGAGACTTTGAGACACTGGATTTCAAAATCTCatgtttctggccaggcatggtggctcatgcctgtaatctcatctctTTGGGAGCccacggcaggcagatcatgaggtcaggagattaagaccatcctggccaacgtgatgaaacctcatctctactaaaaatacaaaaattagctgggtatggtggtgtaggcctgtaatcccgctactcgggtggctgaggtacaagaatcgcttgaacccaggaggtggaggttgcagtgagctgagatcacgcctctgcactccaacctggcaacagagcgagactctgtctcaaaaaaaaaaaaaaaaaaaaaaaaggctcatgtTTCTTAGATTCTCTGATTCTGAGATTCAATGCAGTCCCTTCCTTAGCTCCCTATGGCTGCTGGCTGCTGAAACAAATTGCCACAAGTTTGGCGGcaattaaaataacacagatgtaTATGCTTACAGCTCTGGAGGTCCGAAGTCCCGAAATAGGTCTCAGTGGGCTACCATGGAGGCATGGCAGGGCTGGCTCCTCTGGAGGCCCTCGGGAAGCATCCACCTTTTCCAGCTTTGCTTTCCTCGGCTCATGGCACCTTCCTCCATGGTCAAAGCCAGCAGTGGCTGGCTGAGTCTTGCATATCCTGTCACTGTGGTTCCGACATTTCTGCCTCCTGTTTCCACTTCTAAGGACCCTCCTGATTCTGTCGGGCCCACCAGCACCATCCAGGATACTATCCCCATCTCAAGGCCTTAATCGGATCTGCAAAGTCACTTTTGTGATTAAGGTCCCAGGTTTTGGGGGGTTAGGGTGTGGGCATCTTTGGgggaccattattctgcctaccacagtaGACATCATAGAAAGATCTATTTAAACTATTGCTGTGAGGACTGGGCTGGGCCAAACCCTTCAGATAAAGAAAACTCAGACACTTGGGCATGGCTTAGCATGGTCTGATGGGGTAGATGTGGCCTGTTCCGAGGGTCCCCAGGTCTGATGGGTGTATGGGAGTGTCTGGGGTGCAAGACATGAGAAAGGACAGTGGTGGATGTGACAGGTGGTTCATTCTGTCTTCCTCTTGACAGATCCCTCCGAACCTTCCATGCTCTGTGACATTGCAGCCAGGCCCCGAAGACACGGGGAAGGTAGGTCACCCCAAGGGGACCATCTCTCTGGCTCCAGGACTCTCATGTCCCCAGGTCTCTGGCTTTCTCCCTGGGAGGTGCTGGACACACAGTACCCCTCTCCCTGTTGAAGAGTCTTTGTGTCTAGGCTAGGCTGGTCCCACCTTGGACAACCAGTCTCTCTTCAGACAGGGCAGCAGGTATGGGGTCAACCTCACTCTCCCATCCAGTGGTGGGTCCAGAGGCCCTCCTGAGTCACCCTCGCTGGTCACGGTATGGGCTGCAACAGGATCAAAGCGTTCTGAGGACCTACACCTGGCCTCATGTAACCCCTGGCAACCTTGATTCAAGGTGCgatcattcccatttcacagatggggaaactgaggcttggagagaagTGACACCACTAGTGTCCCAGGTTCTGGACCTTTGAgcccagcttcctcatctgcaaagtggagaTCACAGCATGTGCCTCCTTGTCTTGCTAAAGGGGTACTGGAGCAAGCCACCCAGGGCCAGGTCTGCATACAGAAGTAGGTGCACCCAGTCTGCTTAGGTGCCCGTTGCTATTTCTGAGCAGCTGCCTGGATGAGGATGGCCACCCAGACTAAGGCAGGAGCCCAAAGAGCAGAGCCACGTTAGGGTGGTTTGGGATGTCCCATGTCAGATGCAGGAGGCAGCACAGCTCTGGGGTGAAGCACAAGGGCATTTCCCGGCTTCTTCCAGACCAAGGAGGGCTGGGCTATGGGAGCCTGGTGTTCCCGTCCAGTGTCCTCGTTTGCAAAATGAGAGGTGGGCTGGCTGCTCACTGGAGATGCTGCTTCTCCAAGGCCCTGCAGTCAGTGAACCCTTCCCCACAGGCCTGCGGTGTGGACTATGAAGTCAAAGCCTTCTGTGCAGAGAATCTGGAGGAGAAGATCCACAAGCGGTGAGTAGGATGCCAGGGTGTGGGCCGCCTGCTGGGTGAGGAGGGAGACAGGATGGGCAAAGTCCGAGAGGAGATAAGTAACAATACCTGGAAGTGTGTGAGGAGGGGTGCACGTTCCAGTCTTGGGAGCTCTGAGAAGGGCATTCTGGAAGCCAGGAGGTCACGGAGGGCTTCCTGGGGGAGGTGGCTTCAACTGCCTGGGTTCAGGCTGCAGCATCTTCTCCTTTGCACCATTGTGGCAGCTTCCTCGCTCATCTCCCTGCCCCTCGTTTCATCCCCTCTAAACTGCatgtctttttaatttgttttggagAAACCCTAAATTCAGATTTTGTTAAACCGCGAGCAGGCTGTTTCCTGACCATCCCCGCTTTCCAGTTTTCCTCCTGGGAGGTGTTCAGCAGGGTTGGAGTGTGTGTCAGTGGCAGCTTCtgagggaggaggaagtggaggtaGGGAACCCACCCAGGGGAGAGTGATGGGGAGGCTGGCCCACGTCTGAGAGAGGGGAAGCGTTCTCTGGAGAGGCACCGCCCAGGCAGACGGAGAGCCCAGGCTGGCAGCCAGAAACAGCTGACCCGGATGTCTCATGCCTGTCCCTCTTGGGTCGGGCTGTGCTCTGCCAGCCTCCTGGAATGGCTGGCCTCCGGCCCCTCTTCCCCGCCCCAACGCTGATGTTTCTGCATCCAGAGGCAGTGTTCCCAGAGAAGGCTGGCTGAGGGCACAGCAGCCTCTTTAGGGCGAAGGCTGAGTTTGCCACCTGGTGGCTGTAGGGTGTATTGCATGCATTTGCGTCTGCAGCCTAGGCCGCCGTGTGTGGGAGACGGGACTTTTCTCCCTTGCTTCCCTGTCTGCCTTTTCCTCTTAAGACCTGAGACCAGGGAAAGGACGGGTGCTGTGGGATGTGGGAGGAGGCTTGGTAAGCACAAGAAAGAGGAGGTGACTTTGAGAGCCACCCTCTCACACTACCACCAGTGGGACATTTAAAATCCAGATAATGATACAGAAGCTATCATTTAATTTATCAAGGGCTGattaggtgtcagccaccattcACAGTGCCGGGTGTGTATGAactgatttaatcctcacagcaactctaAGAGGTAggtcctggctgggcgcagtggctctcactttgctgaggtgggcagatcacttgaggccaagaattccagaccagcctggccaacagggtaaaaccccatctctactgaaaatacaaaaatcaggcaggtgtggtggcacatgcctgtaatcccagttactcggaaggctgaggcaggagagtcgcttgaaccagggaggcggaggttgcagtgtgccgagatcacgccactgcgctccagtccgggcaacagagtgagactccatctcaaaataaataaacaaataaaaatttaaaaaggaaaaaaaaaaaagataggtccTTCTATCATCACCCTTACAGATGAGGGATCGGAGGCAGAGAGAGATTAATGTACCCAAGGCCACAGAGTAAGAGGAGAGCTGGGAGTGTGACCCTGGCTCTCTGCTTCCAGGCAATGGAGGCAGCTTATCCGAGCAATGGAGATGCCAGCGTTTCCAGCACGCCTCAGAGATGGCCTCACCGAGTCCCTCTCCCTCACGAGAGCCTCGTTTGCTCCCTGAGCCCCTGTAACCTTCATGGagccagcttcatccctgggcCTTCTTCCCTCCCTGGGGTTGTCCCCTTCATTGGCTGGCATCCCCCTGACTGAATCCACATCTCCTCCCTGGACCCCAAAACCTCCCCAAGCCCCATTTCTTCGTGGGGCACCTGTCCCCTCTGCAGATACCTGACAGGTGTTTATTATATGGCAGGCGCAGCACAGGTGCCCAGGGTACCGCTGTGAACACTTTAGGCACGACTTTCTGTCCTTAAAGAGCTTATACAAATAGTTTCCTATGTGACCAAAATAGATGACAGAGGGACACGTTTGTGTAAGGTGACATAGAGAGGCAGGAAGTGAAAATGTCACCTGTTTGGTGACAGAGGGAAGCAGGAGGTGAAAAGGCAGTCCCTGTTTCAGCATCCTGCTGGGTATCAGGACCCCTGTGTGGCCACAGGGCCGCTCTGTGACAGAACAGGGGAGGATGGCATGGGGCCAGATGGTGACGGGACCCCTATGCTGACCTCTGCAGTTTGGCTGGATTCTAAGGCAATGGGGAGCCACGGCAGTCTCTCGAGCAGGAGAGTGATGTGGGGCTCGCAAGGAGAGGGGATGCAGGCAGTTGACCCTGGTCTTCTTTCACTCCGCCCATCTCCATTAGGAATTCTGTGCGTCTGGTCATCCGGAAAGTTCAGTATGCCCCAGAGAGGCCTGGCCCCCAGCCCACTGCCGAGACCACGAGGCAGTTCCTCATGTCGGACAAGCCCTTGCACCTAGAGGCCTCCCTGGATAAGGAGGTAGGAGATTTGGCAAGGGGTGGGGGCTGTTCCACCAGGGCCTGGCCTCAGATCCCTGCTCTCTCCTGGCCTGCGGGGATGCCTCAGGCAAGAGCTCCTGCCCCCAGCCCGAGGACCACGGGGCTCAGGGAATCTGAGACCTCCCCTAGGGGATTTGGAGAAACCTCCTGGGCCTAAAGGCGTGGCAGAGGGGGCATGAACCCGAGGGATGTGAGGGACTTCAGAAGGGAGCAGCAGGCCCTTCCGAAGGTCCTGGACgtcccctccacctccaccagctgcctgcctcagtctgAGAGCTGAGGGCCAGCGAGCTCTGCAGAGGGGACGGGGAGGCCGTGACCTCCCTTCCAACCCTGAGCATCAGGGCAACAAGCCCTGCAGAAGGAAGGGCCACCCCTGAAGCTCTGATTCAAACCCAGCTGACTGACGCCTGCTGTGAGCTCGGGCTGGCCCTTCCGTGAGGTGTGGGCACCCCCGCTTCTCGGGGCATGGCGGAAGATCCTTCTGTGGACAGATTTGAGAGCTGGCAGGGTCTTGTGACATCACCTGGTCCAACCTCTTCGTTgcacagagggagaccctgagGCTTAGATAACCCGCCCCAGGCCGCACTGCTTTTCTCATGTCGTGATTACTGGTGGCCAAGCCagggctggagcccaggactGTTACCTTCCAATTCCGTTATCTTTCAAGGGTCCCTCCAGGGAACTGAAGGGCTAGTGTGCTTGGTGGCTTTCATGCCACCTTAGCAGCAATGGGAAGCAGCTGATGGACTTAAGGCAAATGTCAGATGCCCAAGGTCTGAGGAACCCCAGAAGATCATGGGGGgcttttctccctcctctttcctttgAACCTTGCTATCCTCCCAACCATCCCTTCTTATGCCCCCCAGATCTATTACCATGGAGAACCCATCAGCGTCAACGTCCACGTCACCAACAACACCAACAAGATGGTGAAGAAGATCAAGATCTCAGGTACCCCAGGCGGATGATCAGCGTAGGGGACAGGAGGGGCAATCTTCCCATGGGCTGGGGGTGGCTGAAGGGTCTCCCTTGTTAACAGCCTTGTATAATAAATAGCTACTGAAGCCCTGGGCCTGCCCTGAGCCACAGGTCCCCGCTTTTGAGGCGGGTCAGGCAGGCTGCTTATTGGCCAGGTAATGAGTTTACTCTTGAAGCCACCTCTTCTCTTCAGTTTCTTGGGTTCTGGGCAAAGCTGTCCTTGAGGGGAAGGCTTTGGCTGTGGAAGGAAATGCGTGTGTTTTGGGGCTACCCTTGGGATGGAAGACAGAGGTAGTCTCAGGCGGAAGTCCCCGCTGGTGGCCTCTGGCCATTGCCTGGGGCTGAATATCCACAACCCCAGGAAGCCTGAGAGACTCCAGGGAGCTGCATTCCAGACTCACTCCACCGCATTCCCTCCCCAGTGCGCCAGTATGCAGACATCTGCCTTTTCAACACAGCTCAGTACAAGTGCCCTGTTGCCATGGAAGAGGCTGAGTAAGTGAGCACACGTCTGGCCTTGGGCGTGTGGGACTGGGTGGGAAAAAGCAGCTCTAGGTGTCCTGTTACAGGTCCAGGTGTCTCTTCTTCACCTGGCAGAGGGCTGGGCCTCAGACCTCCTTGCCGCTCAGAGGAGATGATCCCAAAGAGCCTTTTAGAAACCATCCACCTGATTTAGCTACAAGATAATGCAAGTTACAATCAAGGAAGAAACCCGCTAAAACTGGAATGACAAAACAAGAGCTAACAAATGTAAGGGGATTGGGATTGGGGAGAGAAAATAATTACGTTGTGCAAGAAACCTAGGTTGAAGGGAAATACTTTGTTCGGAGCTTCCTGGTAGCCAGGGCAAAGTAGGTAAGGCACTAGGTGCCCAGCTCTTCTTGCCTGATAAAGGGGTAATCCAGCTCATTGGGTAAAGGGGTTGTGTGTGGGAGTGTAGAGACCAATtgtacacacacattaaaaaaaaatctggctttgAGGAGAACTACTATGGTTGAgtgtggactgaattgtgtcccaaGCTTGCTGGCAGTTAAGGCAAGAGGAGAGATCTCAAGTGAAACATCCTTACTTACCTAAAGGAAGTAAATGTTCCCATTTAAAGACACACGCACTCTTTTTCCTGGCCCTGCAAGTAATTTCTTGGGGCAGTTGCACCTGAT
It contains:
- the ARRB1 gene encoding beta-arrestin-1 isoform X3, producing MGDKGTRVFKKASPNGKLTVYLGKRDFVDHIDLVDPVDGVVLVDPEYLKERRVYVTLTCAFRYGREDLDVLGLTFRKDLFVANVQSFPPASEDKKPLTRLQERLIKKLGEHAYPFTFEIPPNLPCSVTLQPGPEDTGKACGVDYEVKAFCAENLEEKIHKRNSVRLVIRKVQYAPERPGPQPTAETTRQFLMSDKPLHLEASLDKEIYYHGEPISVNVHVTNNTNKMVKKIKISVRQYADICLFNTAQYKCPVAMEEADDTVAPSSTFCKVYTLTPFLANNREKRGLALDGKLKHEDTNLASSTLLREGANREILGIIVSYKVKVKLVVSRGGDVAVELPFTLMHPKPKEEPPHREVPENETPVDTNLIELDTNDDDIVFEDFARQRLKGMKDDKEEEEDGTGSPRLNNR
- the ARRB1 gene encoding beta-arrestin-1 isoform X4; translated protein: MGDKGTRVFKKASPNGKLTVYLGKRDFVDHIDLVDPVDGVVLVDPEYLKERRVYVTLTCAFRYGREDLDVLGLTFRKDLFVANVQSFPPASEDKKPLTRLQERLIKKLGEHAYPFTFEIPPNLPCSVTLQPGPEDTGKACGVDYEVKAFCAENLEEKIHKRNSVRLVIRKVQYAPERPGPQPTAETTRQFLMSDKPLHLEASLDKEIYYHGEPISVNVHVTNNTNKMVKKIKISVRQYADICLFNTAQYKCPVAMEEADDTVAPSSTFCKVYTLTPFLANNREKRGLALDGKLKHEDTNLASSTLLREGANREILGIIVSYKVKVKLVVSRGGLLGDLASSDVAVELPFTLMHPKPKEEPPHREVPENETPVDTNLIELDTNNPLACM
- the ARRB1 gene encoding beta-arrestin-1 isoform X2, yielding MGVFKKASPNGKLTVYLGKRDFVDHIDLVDPVDGVVLVDPEYLKERRVYVTLTCAFRYGREDLDVLGLTFRKDLFVANVQSFPPASEDKKPLTRLQERLIKKLGEHAYPFTFEIPPNLPCSVTLQPGPEDTGKACGVDYEVKAFCAENLEEKIHKRNSVRLVIRKVQYAPERPGPQPTAETTRQFLMSDKPLHLEASLDKEIYYHGEPISVNVHVTNNTNKMVKKIKISVRQYADICLFNTAQYKCPVAMEEADDTVAPSSTFCKVYTLTPFLANNREKRGLALDGKLKHEDTNLASSTLLREGANREILGIIVSYKVKVKLVVSRGGLLGDLASSDVAVELPFTLMHPKPKEEPPHREVPENETPVDTNLIELDTNDDDIVFEDFARQRLKGMKDDKEEEEDGTGSPRLNNR
- the ARRB1 gene encoding beta-arrestin-1 isoform X1 produces the protein MGDKGTRVFKKASPNGKLTVYLGKRDFVDHIDLVDPVDGVVLVDPEYLKERRVYVTLTCAFRYGREDLDVLGLTFRKDLFVANVQSFPPASEDKKPLTRLQERLIKKLGEHAYPFTFEIPPNLPCSVTLQPGPEDTGKACGVDYEVKAFCAENLEEKIHKRNSVRLVIRKVQYAPERPGPQPTAETTRQFLMSDKPLHLEASLDKEIYYHGEPISVNVHVTNNTNKMVKKIKISVRQYADICLFNTAQYKCPVAMEEADDTVAPSSTFCKVYTLTPFLANNREKRGLALDGKLKHEDTNLASSTLLREGANREILGIIVSYKVKVKLVVSRGGLLGDLASSDVAVELPFTLMHPKPKEEPPHREVPENETPVDTNLIELDTNDDDIVFEDFARQRLKGMKDDKEEEEDGTGSPRLNNR